In Desulfomicrobium escambiense DSM 10707, one genomic interval encodes:
- a CDS encoding LysR family transcriptional regulator ArgP: MLDTKHLQALAAVITEQSFEKAARALFLTQSAVSQRVRQLEERVGQMLVVRSAPVRPTPAGMAVLRHFRQLSMLEQSLFEELAPERSDDFVTVSLAVNADSLDTWFLAGAREILAEAKVLLDLIVDDQSVTHAYLRSGEVQGAITSTPANFQGLATRDLGDMEYLCVATPDFRARHCPGGFDLEAAGQAPMVMFSHKDALQHEFLQQRFGREVSPPVHVMPSNIGFQGLILQGGAFGMVSRNLAEPHMKNGELVDLAPGETLRVPHYYQCWSLQSALSERVGDIIVRTARAHLAPRSPSRSTPGQAGR, encoded by the coding sequence ATGCTCGATACCAAACACCTCCAGGCCCTGGCCGCGGTCATCACCGAACAGAGCTTCGAAAAGGCCGCCCGCGCGCTCTTTCTGACTCAATCCGCCGTTTCCCAACGAGTCCGCCAGTTGGAGGAGCGGGTGGGGCAGATGCTCGTGGTCCGGTCGGCCCCGGTACGGCCCACGCCGGCAGGCATGGCCGTGCTGCGGCATTTCCGGCAGCTCTCCATGCTGGAGCAGTCCCTCTTCGAGGAACTGGCCCCGGAACGGTCGGACGATTTCGTCACGGTATCCCTGGCCGTCAACGCCGACAGCCTGGACACATGGTTTCTGGCGGGCGCGCGGGAAATCCTGGCCGAGGCCAAGGTACTCCTGGACCTCATCGTCGACGACCAGTCCGTAACCCACGCCTACCTGCGCTCGGGCGAGGTGCAGGGCGCCATCACCTCGACCCCGGCAAATTTCCAGGGTTTGGCGACCCGCGATCTGGGCGACATGGAATACCTCTGCGTGGCCACGCCCGACTTCCGGGCCCGGCACTGCCCGGGCGGCTTCGACCTCGAGGCCGCAGGCCAGGCGCCCATGGTCATGTTCAGCCACAAGGACGCCCTGCAGCACGAATTCCTGCAGCAGCGCTTCGGCCGGGAGGTCAGCCCGCCCGTGCACGTCATGCCGTCCAACATCGGCTTCCAGGGGCTCATCCTCCAGGGCGGCGCCTTCGGCATGGTCTCGCGCAACCTGGCCGAACCGCACATGAAAAACGGCGAACTCGTCGACCTCGCCCCCGGAGAGACCCTGCGCGTGCCCCACTACTACCAGTGCTGGAGCCTGCAGAGCGCTCTTTCGGAACGCGTCGGCGACATCATAGTGCGCACGGCCCGGGCCCACCTTGCGCCCCGCTCCCCGTCGCGCAGCACCCCGGGGCAGGCGGGACGATAA
- a CDS encoding LysE/ArgO family amino acid transporter — MITTPFLQGMGTGAGLIIAIGAQNAFVLNQGLHRNHHLTVALICAMSDALLITLGLSGMGVVLAQSSEFAAWATWFGAVFLFWYGLRSFRSALRSGGLEPGERVRMGLGATVAATLAVTYLNPHVYLDTVLLLGSIGGRYPEAERFLFGAGAATASLAWFLALGLGARLLLPFFRHPRSWAALDVLVGLTMWGVAASLVKGALGA, encoded by the coding sequence ATGATCACGACGCCATTTCTGCAGGGCATGGGGACCGGGGCCGGCCTCATCATCGCCATCGGGGCCCAGAACGCCTTTGTGCTGAACCAGGGCCTGCACCGCAACCATCATCTCACGGTGGCGCTCATCTGCGCCATGAGCGACGCCCTGCTCATCACCCTCGGCCTGTCCGGCATGGGCGTGGTTCTGGCGCAAAGCAGCGAATTCGCGGCATGGGCAACATGGTTCGGCGCCGTGTTTCTGTTCTGGTACGGCCTGCGTTCCTTTCGTTCGGCGCTACGCTCGGGCGGTCTCGAACCGGGGGAGCGCGTGCGTATGGGCCTCGGGGCCACCGTGGCCGCCACGCTGGCCGTGACGTACCTGAATCCGCACGTCTACCTGGACACAGTGCTCCTGCTCGGCTCCATCGGCGGCCGCTACCCCGAGGCGGAGCGTTTCCTCTTTGGCGCCGGTGCGGCCACGGCCTCCCTGGCCTGGTTTCTGGCCCTGGGCCTCGGCGCGCGCCTGCTGCTGCCCTTTTTCCGCCATCCGCGCTCCTGGGCCGCGCTCGACGTTCTGGTGGGCCTGACCATGTGGGGAGTGGCCGCGTCCCTGGTGAAGGGAGCCCTGGGCGCGTAG